The sequence TTTTGAATTTATCTCCAAATGAAAAAGAGAAATTTATTAAAAAATTTGATGATGAAAAAGATAAATTTAATATCCAAAAATTTATCCCTGCTTCTGGTGCAGCTAGTAGAATGTTCAAATTTTTATCCGAATTTTTATCAAATTACAACCCTGAAGACGAAACGATCAATGCTTATATAAATAGAAACAAAAGCAGTGATTTATCTATTTTTTTAATCGGGTTGAAAAATTTTCCGTTTTACACAGAGTTAAGAAATACAGCATACGCTATTTATCCAGATTATAAAAACTACGATAGAAACAAACGTGACTATTGCCTAATCAAAACTTTACTATCTACTGATTATTTAAATTTCTCCAACAAACCAAAAGCAATATTACCTTTTCATTATAGAGACGGTCGCAATGTCACACCCATTGAAGAGCATTTAGAAGAAACAGCTTTTTACACGAAAAAAGACAAAAAGACAAAATTGCATTTCACGATTTCAGAAGAACATCTTGACGGTTTTAAAAAAATAGTTTCTCAAAAAGACTCTTTTGACATTACGTTTTCTTATCAAAAGCAACACACAGATACTATTGCTGTAAACCCAGACAACACTCTTTTTAGAGACAAAAACGACGCTCTTGTTTTTAGACCAGGTGGTCACGGTGCATTAATTGAAAACTTAAACAATCTTGACTCTGATATTATTTTTATAAAAAACATTGACAACATTTCTAACAACTATATTGATGACGTTCTAGAAAACAAAAAACTGCTTGGCGGAATATTAATAGAAAC is a genomic window of Flavobacterium jumunjinense containing:
- a CDS encoding DUF4301 family protein produces the protein METKLNKQDLEYIQKKGISIEKIEQQLLFFKQGVEKINLEKPALKGDGILNLSPNEKEKFIKKFDDEKDKFNIQKFIPASGAASRMFKFLSEFLSNYNPEDETINAYINRNKSSDLSIFLIGLKNFPFYTELRNTAYAIYPDYKNYDRNKRDYCLIKTLLSTDYLNFSNKPKAILPFHYRDGRNVTPIEEHLEETAFYTKKDKKTKLHFTISEEHLDGFKKIVSQKDSFDITFSYQKQHTDTIAVNPDNTLFRDKNDALVFRPGGHGALIENLNNLDSDIIFIKNIDNISNNYIDDVLENKKLLGGILIETQNQVFEYIKILLKNKVTDSEFLKIEEFLIQKLNCSLPTNYNKLATLKKTETLLQILNRPIRICGMVKNEGEPGGGPFWVKDKNYNLSLQIVESSQIDLTNNHQLNILKNATHFNPVDLVCGIKDYKGEKFNLNNFIDINTGFIVDKNKDGKPLKGYELPGLWNGAMAYWTTIFVEVPLTTFNPVKTVNDLLKPAHQPKNE